From Mucilaginibacter rubeus, a single genomic window includes:
- a CDS encoding RES family NAD+ phosphorylase — MILYRITREKYAHDLSGRGGVLFSARWHDHIPVIYSSVNSSTAILEVLVHLQPEEIHNDLVIMSISVPDTVSSEELDPAELPLGWNSYPAPAILKRIGNAWLTSKSALLLYIPSVIDPLAKNVLINPMHPDASMLKIEEVQPFTFDKRLIKKG, encoded by the coding sequence ATGATTCTTTACCGTATTACAAGAGAAAAGTATGCTCATGACCTTTCGGGCAGGGGAGGAGTATTATTTTCCGCTCGCTGGCACGACCATATCCCGGTTATATATTCGTCCGTTAATTCATCAACAGCTATACTCGAGGTATTGGTGCATTTGCAGCCTGAAGAAATTCACAATGATCTTGTGATCATGAGCATTTCTGTTCCGGATACAGTCAGTAGTGAAGAGTTAGATCCTGCCGAATTACCTCTTGGCTGGAACAGCTATCCGGCACCTGCAATCCTAAAAAGGATAGGTAATGCCTGGCTTACATCAAAAAGCGCGTTGTTGCTTTATATTCCGAGTGTGATAGACCCTTTGGCCAAAAACGTGCTGATAAACCCCATGCACCCCGACGCTTCTATGTTGAAAATTGAGGAAGTGCAGCCTTTTACCTTCGACAAGCGATTGATCAAAAAGGGATGA
- a CDS encoding antitoxin Xre/MbcA/ParS toxin-binding domain-containing protein gives MGYKINFEIGTFVCILVVIMAEVANRPKKLSIADLKIASPDAGYVFSFLFPEDYVKNKINCDRDSNIIDCIRGGIPRLAVDNILEKTNVSKTQLSNILHISARQLNRYGKDDLLSPEQSNFLYEFTRIYVRGLDILGDTATVDKWLVRPNMALGDKQPLELLDTSEGLRMVNDVLSQIEYGFYS, from the coding sequence ATGGGTTATAAAATAAATTTTGAAATTGGGACATTTGTCTGTATATTGGTGGTCATTATGGCAGAAGTAGCTAATCGTCCAAAAAAATTAAGTATAGCAGATCTTAAAATAGCATCGCCTGATGCAGGGTATGTTTTTTCTTTTCTTTTTCCTGAGGATTATGTTAAAAACAAGATAAATTGTGATAGGGATAGCAATATAATTGATTGTATCAGAGGCGGTATACCAAGACTGGCAGTTGATAATATTTTGGAAAAAACCAATGTTTCAAAAACTCAACTTTCTAACATACTCCATATTAGCGCCAGGCAGCTTAATCGTTATGGGAAAGATGATCTTTTATCGCCTGAACAATCAAATTTTCTGTATGAGTTTACGCGTATTTATGTTCGGGGGCTTGATATTTTAGGAGATACCGCAACTGTTGATAAATGGCTTGTGCGTCCAAATATGGCATTGGGAGATAAACAACCGTTAGAGTTGCTTGATACAAGTGAGGGTTTAAGGATGGTTAACGATGTGCTTTCGCAAATAGAATATGGTTTTTATTCATGA
- a CDS encoding Glu/Leu/Phe/Val family dehydrogenase has translation MPEQHPTESIFSQLDAFGHKKVVFCTDPDTNLKAIIAIHNTTLGPAFGGVRMWAYKTEGDALNDVLRLAKSMTYKASIAGLNLGGGYSVIIGDSRQDKTEALLRKFGRFIKNLNGEFIAAEDMGTNPRDMEYIKMETSHVTGAPENIGGSGDPSPITALGVLMGIKACVREMYGSDSLTGKSVIVQGIGHVGENLVRLLRDENVKVYCSDINEERVIQISKKYGAQAVSNNNIFDIDADIYAPCAMGGTVNTQTIAKLKCGIIAGSANNQLLDEAVHGKMLLDKGVLFAPDYVINAGGIITGYSELMNFNKKRTLQLTENIYEATRNVLKLSKAENIPTINAANKIAEKRIEDIRKVKSSY, from the coding sequence ATGCCTGAACAACATCCAACGGAATCCATATTTAGCCAGCTTGACGCTTTTGGGCATAAAAAAGTTGTTTTTTGTACCGATCCTGACACCAATCTGAAAGCTATTATCGCTATCCACAACACAACGTTGGGCCCGGCTTTTGGCGGTGTGCGCATGTGGGCTTACAAAACCGAAGGCGATGCGCTTAATGATGTATTGCGTTTAGCCAAAAGCATGACCTATAAAGCATCTATCGCGGGTCTTAACCTCGGCGGCGGCTATTCGGTTATCATCGGCGACTCCCGCCAGGATAAAACCGAAGCTTTATTGCGCAAATTCGGCAGGTTTATAAAAAACCTTAACGGCGAATTCATTGCTGCGGAAGATATGGGCACCAACCCGCGCGACATGGAGTACATTAAAATGGAAACCAGCCATGTTACCGGCGCGCCGGAAAACATTGGTGGCAGTGGCGATCCATCTCCTATTACTGCTTTGGGCGTGTTGATGGGGATTAAAGCTTGTGTGCGTGAAATGTATGGCAGCGATAGCTTAACCGGAAAATCGGTAATAGTTCAGGGTATTGGCCATGTGGGCGAAAACCTGGTACGCTTGTTAAGGGACGAAAACGTAAAGGTTTACTGTAGCGATATTAACGAGGAACGGGTGATCCAGATCTCGAAGAAATATGGCGCGCAGGCGGTATCAAATAATAACATTTTTGATATTGATGCCGATATTTACGCTCCGTGTGCTATGGGTGGTACCGTAAATACACAAACCATTGCTAAACTAAAATGTGGCATTATAGCAGGATCGGCAAATAACCAGTTACTTGATGAAGCTGTTCACGGTAAAATGCTGCTTGATAAAGGTGTACTTTTTGCCCCTGATTATGTGATCAACGCGGGTGGTATCATCACCGGTTATTCGGAGCTGATGAACTTTAATAAAAAGCGCACATTACAGCTTACCGAAAACATTTACGAGGCCACGCGTAATGTGCTAAAGCTTTCAAAGGCCGAAAATATTCCAACCATTAACGCGGCTAATAAAATAGCCGAAAAACGTATTGAGGATATCAGGAAAGTAAAATCATCCTATTAA
- the nusB gene encoding transcription antitermination factor NusB, producing MLNRRHLRVKVLQALYAYHQSDTKDVKLFEKNMLSSIDQVYEMYIWMLSLINEVVSFAANDAEERANKHLPTAEDLNANLKILTNRFILSLNDNKEYITAWKKYKVDWTFEPELAKSLFIILKNSPEYAEYLAKTGDTLQTDKDIIKFIFKKVILKSSLAEQVFEDRFIFWPVDKDVLQALIAKTFKNFSHDDYKLNQLAEITGNWVEDREFVVNLFQQSIRYDAAYHELIAAKTQNWEPERIAMMDTLLMKMAITEFINFNSIPVKVTINEYLEISKEFSTPKSNSFINGILDKILIELKAENKIKKIGRGLIE from the coding sequence ATGTTAAACAGAAGGCACCTCCGGGTAAAGGTATTACAGGCACTGTACGCGTATCATCAGTCGGATACTAAAGACGTTAAGCTATTTGAAAAAAATATGCTGAGCAGCATAGACCAGGTTTACGAAATGTATATCTGGATGCTATCATTAATTAATGAAGTGGTAAGTTTTGCCGCTAATGACGCAGAGGAACGCGCCAACAAACACCTCCCAACCGCCGAAGACTTAAATGCAAACCTTAAAATCCTCACCAACAGGTTTATCCTGAGCCTGAATGATAATAAGGAATACATTACAGCCTGGAAAAAGTACAAAGTTGACTGGACCTTTGAGCCGGAACTTGCTAAATCACTTTTTATTATCCTTAAAAACTCGCCTGAGTATGCCGAGTATCTTGCCAAAACAGGCGATACCCTGCAAACAGACAAGGATATCATCAAATTCATTTTCAAAAAAGTTATTCTTAAATCATCACTGGCCGAGCAGGTTTTTGAAGACAGGTTTATTTTTTGGCCTGTTGATAAAGATGTGCTTCAGGCGCTTATTGCCAAAACGTTCAAAAACTTTTCGCACGATGATTACAAGCTTAACCAGCTTGCCGAAATTACCGGCAACTGGGTTGAAGACCGTGAGTTTGTTGTAAACCTGTTTCAGCAGAGCATCAGGTACGATGCCGCTTACCATGAGCTTATAGCCGCCAAAACCCAAAACTGGGAGCCGGAGCGTATTGCAATGATGGATACCTTGCTGATGAAAATGGCTATTACCGAGTTTATTAACTTTAATTCGATCCCGGTTAAGGTTACCATAAACGAGTATCTTGAAATATCAAAAGAGTTTAGTACGCCTAAGAGTAATTCATTTATAAACGGTATCTTGGACAAGATTTTAATAGAGCTTAAAGCCGAAAACAAGATCAAAAAGATAGGCCGCGGCTTAATAGAATAA
- a CDS encoding DUF1573 domain-containing protein: MKKLFLSLVAAGMLLSACNSSNGSTADNASATNADSTATAANAPVAKFEKESHDFGKIKEGDKVSYDFKFTNTGKSPLIITNARATCGCTTPTWPKAPVKPGESAIIGVTFNSAGKSGLQDKQITITANTQPAETMVHLIGEVLKK; the protein is encoded by the coding sequence ATGAAAAAACTATTTTTAAGCTTAGTAGCAGCAGGCATGTTATTATCAGCCTGCAACAGCAGCAATGGCAGCACAGCTGATAACGCGTCGGCAACTAATGCGGATAGCACTGCAACAGCAGCCAACGCGCCCGTAGCTAAATTTGAAAAAGAAAGCCATGATTTTGGCAAGATCAAAGAAGGCGATAAGGTATCATATGATTTTAAGTTTACCAACACCGGTAAATCGCCATTGATTATTACCAACGCCCGTGCTACTTGCGGTTGCACTACTCCTACCTGGCCAAAAGCCCCCGTTAAACCTGGCGAAAGCGCCATTATTGGGGTTACTTTTAACAGTGCCGGTAAAAGTGGCTTACAGGATAAACAAATAACCATTACAGCCAACACCCAGCCTGCCGAAACTATGGTACATTTAATTGGCGAGGTTTTAAAAAAATAA
- the yajC gene encoding preprotein translocase subunit YajC → MIATILLQASGGLGSYTQLVPMVLIIVVFYFFMIRPQVKKQKDQKKYVEELKKGDRVITTAGIHGRIVDLNDTTFLVEVENGKIRFDKSAISLEASKALNTPVVEKKA, encoded by the coding sequence ATGATAGCTACTATTTTATTACAAGCCTCAGGCGGTTTGGGCAGCTACACGCAATTGGTACCAATGGTACTGATCATTGTAGTGTTTTATTTTTTCATGATCCGCCCGCAGGTTAAAAAGCAAAAAGATCAGAAGAAATACGTTGAAGAGCTGAAAAAAGGCGACAGGGTTATAACCACAGCCGGTATCCACGGCCGCATCGTCGACTTAAACGATACCACTTTTTTAGTTGAGGTTGAAAACGGTAAAATCCGTTTTGACAAATCGGCTATATCACTGGAAGCTTCAAAAGCTTTGAATACACCGGTGGTTGAAAAGAAAGCATAG
- a CDS encoding YbbR-like domain-containing protein: MAIVKLSATERRRLSVFFTCLSLAIVAWIFTTLSDPLPYKVKKVLTFKNAPQKRAFHSLQPDTVDATIQGNGWQMLFSKINSDNKPLVVDLRSLETRNYVVIDSMQLKQINKGKDPANRVSSIDPDTLYFDFSNRLVKKVPVQLTMGINYQKQFAVSGNITVRPAYVTVSGPIERLKDITSWKTDSLKFNNVNETINTRVNLKPSNEGNLNVYPRSVQAIIPVDEFTEKTLEIPVKLINNNSYYNVKVFPQKIKVTFTTSLSRYADMDEDLFEAVADLDLWRDKGYSNLPVKLIHTPPFCRVVKIAPSNIDFFIKK; encoded by the coding sequence ATGGCAATAGTAAAATTATCGGCAACAGAACGCAGACGGCTCTCGGTATTTTTTACCTGTTTGTCGCTGGCTATTGTTGCCTGGATTTTTACTACGCTATCCGACCCTCTTCCCTATAAGGTAAAAAAGGTTTTAACCTTTAAAAACGCGCCACAAAAACGCGCCTTTCACTCGCTGCAGCCTGATACGGTTGATGCTACCATACAAGGTAACGGATGGCAAATGCTGTTTTCAAAAATCAACAGCGATAATAAACCATTAGTTGTCGATCTCCGCTCGCTCGAAACCCGTAATTACGTGGTTATCGACAGCATGCAGCTTAAGCAGATTAACAAAGGAAAAGACCCGGCCAACCGTGTTTCATCCATTGATCCGGATACCCTTTACTTTGATTTCAGCAACCGCCTCGTAAAAAAGGTGCCTGTGCAGCTTACCATGGGCATCAATTATCAAAAACAATTCGCGGTGTCGGGTAATATTACCGTACGACCTGCTTATGTAACTGTAAGCGGCCCTATCGAACGCTTAAAGGACATAACCTCATGGAAAACCGACTCGCTTAAATTCAATAACGTTAACGAAACCATCAATACCAGGGTTAATTTAAAACCCAGTAACGAAGGCAACCTCAATGTTTATCCACGGTCGGTACAGGCTATTATCCCTGTTGACGAGTTTACCGAGAAAACACTTGAGATCCCGGTAAAGCTCATCAATAACAATAGCTATTATAACGTAAAGGTATTTCCGCAAAAGATAAAGGTGACTTTTACTACCTCATTAAGCCGCTATGCCGATATGGATGAGGACTTGTTTGAGGCAGTTGCCGATCTTGACCTGTGGCGCGATAAAGGCTACAGTAACCTGCCGGTAAAACTCATTCACACGCCACCGTTTTGCCGGGTGGTGAAGATTGCCCCATCAAACATTGATTTCTTTATAAAAAAATAA
- the coaE gene encoding dephospho-CoA kinase (Dephospho-CoA kinase (CoaE) performs the final step in coenzyme A biosynthesis.): MLKIGLTGNIGSGKTTVAKVFELLGIPVFYADDEAKKVMVTDEVLIEGIKQTFGAEAYFEDGSLNRKYISAIVFNNKAELEKLNALVHPAVFRAFDSFDNKHKDAPYVIREAAILFESGSYKMCDRAIMITAPLETRIARVIERDGISRADVESREARQLSQDEKIKLANDIIINDGKQLVIPQVIALHELYLSIAHQ; encoded by the coding sequence ATGCTCAAAATAGGTTTAACAGGTAACATAGGCAGCGGTAAAACAACCGTAGCCAAAGTATTTGAATTACTTGGCATCCCTGTTTTTTATGCCGATGACGAGGCAAAAAAAGTAATGGTTACCGACGAGGTACTGATTGAAGGCATCAAACAAACTTTTGGAGCCGAAGCCTATTTTGAAGATGGCAGCCTTAACCGCAAGTACATATCTGCCATAGTTTTTAATAATAAAGCCGAACTGGAAAAACTAAACGCGCTGGTACACCCTGCCGTATTCAGGGCATTTGACAGCTTTGATAATAAGCATAAAGATGCACCTTACGTAATCCGCGAGGCGGCTATCCTATTTGAAAGCGGCTCCTATAAAATGTGCGACAGGGCCATCATGATCACCGCGCCGCTTGAAACGCGCATTGCCCGTGTTATAGAACGTGATGGCATCAGTCGTGCCGATGTTGAAAGCCGGGAGGCCCGCCAGCTATCGCAGGATGAAAAAATTAAGCTGGCCAATGATATAATTATTAACGACGGTAAACAGCTGGTTATACCACAGGTAATAGCCCTGCATGAACTGTATTTATCGATCGCCCACCAATAA
- a CDS encoding MBL fold metallo-hydrolase → MILDDFVSFDEKGLYCKYGDFYIDPQLPATTAVISHAHADHAISGNNNVYCTRATASIMQLRYDRTAAKVFNIAAFNEPFKIGKVTVTLIPAGHMIGSAQILMEYEGTRYLYTGDYKLQPDATCEPIEWVTTDVLITESTFANPEIIHPDPVAEIRKINDIKSNILLGAYALGKSQRLINLITEHAPQKKILVHHKIMPINAIYEKMGFHPGKYQIYGRKLMKVQDEFVYIVPPFTFDSYIRATGVKRLFASGWKNLQVNNQDTLFISDHVDWNDILQTIANTRPKQVWTLHGKGDHLKAYFKDDIFVKILN, encoded by the coding sequence ATGATACTCGACGATTTTGTTTCTTTTGACGAAAAAGGGCTGTACTGCAAATACGGCGACTTTTATATCGACCCGCAGTTGCCTGCAACAACGGCTGTAATATCCCATGCCCATGCAGATCATGCCATAAGCGGCAATAACAATGTTTATTGCACCCGTGCCACCGCAAGCATTATGCAGCTGAGGTATGACCGCACAGCCGCCAAAGTTTTTAACATAGCGGCTTTTAATGAGCCATTTAAAATAGGCAAGGTTACGGTAACCCTGATCCCCGCCGGGCACATGATTGGCTCGGCGCAGATACTAATGGAATATGAGGGTACCAGGTATTTATACACGGGCGACTATAAACTGCAGCCCGACGCTACCTGTGAGCCTATTGAATGGGTTACAACTGATGTGCTGATCACCGAAAGCACCTTTGCTAACCCGGAAATTATCCACCCTGATCCTGTTGCCGAGATCCGCAAGATCAATGATATCAAAAGCAATATCTTACTTGGGGCTTACGCGCTCGGCAAAAGTCAGCGGCTTATCAATTTGATCACCGAACATGCACCGCAAAAAAAGATCCTGGTGCATCATAAAATAATGCCCATTAATGCCATTTATGAAAAAATGGGGTTCCATCCCGGTAAGTACCAGATCTACGGGCGCAAACTGATGAAGGTACAGGACGAGTTTGTGTACATAGTGCCTCCTTTTACCTTTGATAGTTATATCCGTGCGACAGGTGTTAAACGACTTTTTGCATCGGGCTGGAAAAACCTACAGGTGAACAACCAGGATACGCTCTTTATTTCCGACCACGTGGATTGGAACGATATTCTGCAAACCATTGCCAACACCAGGCCTAAACAGGTTTGGACACTTCACGGTAAGGGCGATCATCTGAAAGCTTATTTTAAAGATGATATCTTTGTAAAAATTCTGAACTGA
- a CDS encoding DUF5522 domain-containing protein gives MLQEGIDYYINEDGNFVFTEAYHLKRGYCCKNKCKHCPWGYGKVKLAGNDTESGDNDK, from the coding sequence ATGTTGCAGGAAGGCATTGATTATTATATTAATGAAGATGGCAATTTTGTTTTTACCGAAGCCTATCATTTAAAACGTGGTTACTGTTGTAAAAACAAATGCAAGCATTGTCCCTGGGGTTACGGCAAGGTCAAATTAGCCGGAAACGACACAGAATCAGGCGACAACGATAAATAA
- a CDS encoding MarR family winged helix-turn-helix transcriptional regulator translates to MRIEDEIQSTNFEDAYHKVAINVAYTQGWLANYFRCHFEKHNITQQQFNILRILRGQYPKPATINLLKERMIDKMSDASRIVDRLVQKGLVSRCTNNKDRRAVDIRISDEGLATLSKMDAEFKTKEILSNNLTEAEATTLSDLLDKMRG, encoded by the coding sequence ATGCGGATAGAAGACGAAATACAAAGTACAAATTTTGAAGATGCCTATCATAAAGTGGCCATTAACGTGGCTTACACGCAGGGTTGGTTGGCTAACTACTTCCGTTGTCACTTTGAGAAACATAATATTACCCAACAACAGTTCAACATACTAAGGATATTACGCGGCCAATACCCCAAGCCTGCTACTATCAATTTGCTAAAGGAGCGGATGATTGATAAAATGTCTGACGCGTCGCGCATTGTTGACCGCCTTGTTCAAAAAGGCCTGGTTTCGCGCTGCACAAACAATAAAGACAGGCGCGCCGTTGATATCCGTATCAGCGACGAAGGCCTCGCAACGCTCTCAAAAATGGATGCTGAGTTTAAAACAAAAGAAATCCTGAGTAATAATCTCACCGAAGCCGAAGCGACTACGTTAAGTGACCTATTGGACAAAATGCGGGGATAA
- a CDS encoding family 10 glycosylhydrolase, whose product MNKREFLKAGLLAGVAAQLPLVSNAAAEAAKSSKKKAMKNWVWINPNPKDTDDELATRYASYKASGITGIFFENDSERHFRAAKAKGLEAHRWMWTFNRAELVNEKPEWYSKNRKGESCADHPPYVQYYRWLCPSRPEVQEYLTKTVDDILAKDYIDGIHLDYVRYCDVILPVNLWDHYKIDQTKELPEYDFCYCDVCKAKFKEEYNQDLDQIQYPEASLSWRLFRYNNITRVVNGISTVAHQHKKQITAAVFPTPEVARRNVRQDWTNWNMDGICPMIYHGFYKEGVSWIGNAVAEGVHFLAGRFPLYAGLYLSDFKSDDEIRTGIQVALKNGAMGVSFFGNVRPEVLAILKDEVAAFKAS is encoded by the coding sequence ATGAATAAGCGCGAATTTTTAAAAGCCGGTTTACTGGCGGGTGTGGCCGCCCAGTTACCTTTAGTAAGCAATGCCGCTGCCGAAGCCGCCAAAAGCAGCAAGAAAAAGGCTATGAAAAACTGGGTATGGATCAATCCTAACCCAAAAGATACCGATGATGAACTGGCTACCCGCTATGCATCATACAAGGCATCGGGTATAACGGGCATATTTTTTGAAAACGACAGCGAGCGTCATTTTCGCGCTGCCAAAGCTAAGGGATTAGAAGCCCACCGCTGGATGTGGACCTTTAACCGTGCCGAACTGGTAAACGAGAAACCCGAATGGTACAGTAAAAATCGTAAAGGTGAGTCATGTGCCGATCATCCGCCTTATGTACAGTATTATCGCTGGCTGTGCCCATCGCGCCCCGAAGTGCAGGAGTATTTAACCAAAACCGTTGATGATATTTTAGCTAAAGATTATATCGATGGTATCCACCTTGATTATGTGCGTTATTGCGATGTAATACTGCCGGTAAACCTTTGGGATCATTACAAAATTGACCAAACCAAAGAGCTGCCCGAATATGATTTTTGCTACTGCGATGTTTGCAAAGCCAAATTCAAAGAAGAGTATAATCAGGACCTTGATCAGATTCAATATCCAGAGGCCAGCCTTTCATGGCGTTTATTCAGGTATAACAATATTACCCGCGTAGTTAATGGTATTTCGACTGTCGCGCATCAGCATAAAAAACAAATAACCGCGGCTGTATTTCCTACACCTGAAGTGGCCCGCCGTAACGTAAGGCAGGATTGGACAAATTGGAACATGGATGGTATTTGCCCTATGATATATCATGGCTTTTACAAAGAAGGCGTTAGTTGGATAGGCAATGCCGTAGCAGAGGGTGTACATTTCCTGGCTGGCCGGTTCCCGCTATATGCAGGTTTATACTTATCCGATTTTAAGAGTGATGACGAGATCCGCACCGGTATCCAGGTGGCATTGAAGAATGGGGCTATGGGGGTGTCTTTCTTCGGTAATGTAAGGCCTGAGGTGCTGGCGATACTGAAGGATGAAGTGGCGGCGTTTAAGGCATCATAA
- a CDS encoding carbohydrate-binding family 9-like protein has translation MKSPGSCLNSFAKSGLTAALLILPGLVSAQEAFKEFPDLFTVPYSYVAKHVKQPPVIDGDVEDAVWQQAQWTQDFQDIEGRLKPAPPLQTNVKMLWDDNYLYVAARIKDPHVWATLTHHDDIIYLDNDFELFIDPNNSTHKYFEIEVNALNTIFDLFLTKPYRNGGAAVTGWDTHGLRSAVKVQGTLNNPSDTDKGWTVEMAIPFKAIAGGFNRAKIKDGTLWRINFSRVEYDTKVQNGKYVKLQDNNGKDLPEHNWVWSNQGLINMHYPERWGYLLFTERDDAKFEMPYSEEQKKHLWLVYYKQKQWFKDHHEYLSSLKDLGIENKVTVSGNANELKLEATPHQFIAYITDTKTNATYSIDQDGLVQQLINP, from the coding sequence ATGAAATCACCAGGTAGTTGTCTTAATAGTTTTGCTAAATCAGGCCTAACAGCCGCATTATTGATATTACCCGGACTTGTAAGCGCACAGGAGGCTTTTAAGGAGTTTCCGGATTTATTTACTGTTCCGTACAGTTATGTTGCAAAGCATGTAAAACAGCCGCCGGTAATTGATGGCGATGTGGAAGATGCCGTATGGCAGCAAGCTCAATGGACGCAGGATTTCCAGGACATTGAAGGCAGGCTTAAACCGGCACCACCATTGCAAACCAATGTTAAAATGCTTTGGGATGATAATTACCTGTATGTTGCCGCCCGAATTAAAGATCCGCATGTATGGGCCACGCTTACCCATCATGATGATATTATTTACCTGGATAATGATTTTGAGCTGTTTATTGACCCCAATAACAGCACACACAAATACTTTGAAATTGAGGTAAATGCCCTCAATACCATATTCGATTTGTTTTTGACCAAACCTTACCGTAATGGTGGCGCTGCTGTAACCGGATGGGATACGCACGGCTTGCGTTCGGCGGTAAAAGTTCAGGGCACATTGAACAACCCTTCGGATACTGACAAGGGCTGGACAGTTGAAATGGCTATCCCTTTTAAGGCCATAGCCGGCGGGTTTAACAGGGCGAAAATAAAGGACGGCACCCTATGGCGGATCAATTTTTCGCGGGTGGAGTATGATACAAAAGTGCAGAACGGTAAATATGTAAAGCTGCAGGATAACAATGGCAAAGACTTACCCGAGCATAACTGGGTGTGGAGCAACCAGGGGCTGATTAACATGCATTACCCCGAGCGTTGGGGCTACCTGCTGTTTACCGAGCGTGATGATGCGAAGTTTGAGATGCCTTATAGTGAAGAGCAAAAGAAGCACCTCTGGTTGGTTTACTACAAACAGAAACAGTGGTTTAAAGATCATCACGAATACCTTTCTTCATTAAAAGATTTGGGTATCGAAAATAAAGTAACCGTAAGTGGCAATGCCAACGAGCTTAAACTGGAAGCTACCCCTCATCAGTTTATAGCTTATATTACCGATACTAAAACCAATGCTACCTATTCAATTGACCAGGATGGCCTGGTACAGCAGCTGATAAATCCCTAA
- a CDS encoding EVE domain-containing protein, with protein sequence MQHWLVKSEPFKYSWEKFNKDGRTFWDGVRNYQARNNLREMKEGDLVLFYHSNEGKEIVGIAKVVKEAYQDPTTDDTNWVVVDLSPVEALKTPVTLEQIKADPQLQDIGLVRQGRLSVMGVKREEFDHILALGSK encoded by the coding sequence ATGCAACATTGGTTAGTTAAGAGTGAACCCTTTAAATACAGCTGGGAAAAATTTAATAAGGATGGTCGTACTTTTTGGGATGGTGTGCGCAATTACCAGGCACGCAACAATCTCAGGGAAATGAAAGAGGGCGACCTTGTTTTATTTTATCACAGTAACGAGGGAAAAGAGATTGTAGGCATAGCCAAAGTAGTAAAAGAAGCTTACCAGGACCCTACAACCGATGATACCAATTGGGTGGTGGTTGACCTGTCGCCGGTTGAGGCCCTCAAAACCCCGGTAACCCTTGAGCAGATCAAGGCCGATCCTCAATTGCAGGATATTGGTTTGGTAAGACAGGGACGCCTGTCGGTAATGGGCGTTAAGCGCGAAGAGTTTGATCATATCTTAGCGCTGGGCAGCAAATGA